The Benincasa hispida cultivar B227 chromosome 11, ASM972705v1, whole genome shotgun sequence genome has a segment encoding these proteins:
- the LOC120090894 gene encoding uncharacterized protein LOC120090894, translating into MATTRYEIEKFNGNTDFGLWKVKIKAVLGQQKALLAITDPAKYPETLTDVEKETIEIVDKATSDALWNKLNEIYLHKDLPNKAFWRKRFLTYKMDVVKSLTDNLNKFKRLSSEFKSIGDNIGEENDAFILLNSLPESFKDVNTTMKYGRERITTEEIILAVRVRELEL; encoded by the exons ATGGCTACAACGAGATATGAAATCGAGAAGTTTAATGGAAATACAGACTTTGGACTATGGAAAGTGAAAATTAAGGCAGTCTTGGGACAGCAGAAAGCCCTTCTGGCTATTACAGACCCTGCAAAATACCCTGAAACACTAACTGATGTAGAGAAAGAGACAATCGAG ATTGTTGACAAGGCTACTTCTGATGCCCTCTGGAACAAACTGAACGAGATTTATCTCCACAAAGACCTGCCTAATAAAGCTTTCTGGAGGAAAAGATTTTTGACATACAAGATGGATGTTGTAAAGTCCCTCACTGATAATTTGAacaagttcaaaagactttcttCTGAATTCAAATCAATAGGAGACAACATTGGGGAAGAAAATGACGCTTTCATATTGCTTAACTCTCTACCAGAATCATTCAAAGATGTTAACACAACCATGAAGTATGGTAGAGAAAGAATCACCACAGAAGAAATCATTTTAGCAGTAAGGGTCAGAGAATTAGAGTTATAA